The Bos taurus isolate L1 Dominette 01449 registration number 42190680 breed Hereford chromosome 18, ARS-UCD2.0, whole genome shotgun sequence nucleotide sequence ttcatccttGCAAACAGCAACTTggggtttcttttctgtttgtcttaTCTTACTATTCCTgtgttttattttgccttttctttggaCGTTGTGGTATTTGATCAGTTCATATTTTcgatttcttcctggttcagccttggaaagttgtacctttctaaggatttgtccatttcttccatgttttccattttatagacCCAAGTGGTCTCTTAAGATTTTGTGTACTTCTGGGGTGTTGGTTGtactttctcatttctctttttggATTTTATTGATTGAGATCTCTCCCTTTTATTCATAACGAGTCTGGCTAAAAGGTaatccattttgtttatctttccaaGGAAGCAGCTTGCAGTTTCACTGATCTCCTCTATCActtatttttctctccattttatttatttctgctgtgatctttatgatttcttctttttaactttgggttttgctgttcttctttctcaagttgctttaggtgtaataTTAGGTTGTTTAGCTgaggtttttttcccctagttttgTGGCTAGTATCTGtataaacttcccttttagaactgtttttgctgcttcccacaggttttgagtcatgatgctttcattttcatttgtctctaggatTTTTAATTTCCTCCTTGATTTCTTCAGCAAACCACTGGGTTTTCACTAGCATGTTGTTTCGTCtccacgtgttttttttttttttttcttcaggttttTCCTTGTATTTGATTCTTGTCTCATAGCATTGcaattggaaaagacttttgagatcATTTCCATTTCCTTAACTTTACTGAGGCTTGCTTTATGACCCAGCCTGTGAACCTCCTGTAGAACAACCTACATGCCATTGAAGACATTGTGTAATCTGCTGCTTTTGTATGGATGCTCAATATCTACCAACTACAGACTCTAAGGTCTAATGTGTTATTTTCAGTCTGTGCTTCCTTCATTTTCTGCCTGGGTGATCTATTTACTGATGTAAGTGGAAAGTTGAAATCCCCTCCTATGATTGTGCTtctgttgatttctccttttatgtctatcAATATTTGACTTATATTTTGAGGTGCTCCTGTGAAGAATCGATGCTTGAATtctggtgctgaagaagactcttgagagtccctgtgACAGCCGAGAgtgcaaaccagtccatcctaaaggaaatgaacccttaatattcatcagaaggactgatgctgaagctgaaggtacAATACTTTgtcctcctgatgggaagagccaactcaatggaaaagaccctgatgctgcaaaagattgagggcaggaggagaaggggacaacagaggatgagacggttggatgacatcaccaactcaatggaacttgaacttgagcaaactctgggagatatcaaaggacaaggaagccttgatgtgctgtagttcatagggtcgcaaagagtcaaacactacatagcaactgaacaacaataaatgttggtgcatatatatttaaaattattatatctttttcttcaacTGATCACTTGTCCCCTgttcattatgtagtgttctttgTCTCTTGACAGTCTATTTTATCTCCTATCCAACTCAAATGGCTCAGAACCTAGAGACaggctggtggtccagtgagaATCTCTAGGAGTGGGATCCATGGGTGACTAAGAACAGATTATAATCTGCTTATAGAGTCATGTGGACACGAGGGAGACCTGAGGGCTGTGAGGAGGGGAACACCAGCTTCAAAGAGATTATTTTCCAGAttaaacaaaccaagatcatatATAGAAAGTGTTGTGAAACTTAAACTCAGGAGAAAGCCCAGCATCCAGATCCCATGCTGATGATCAGTGAGAATACACTTTGGAAGAGTTTGGAAAAGTGAGACCATGAGGGAAAATGCCCAATGGGAGACACAGTGAAGGGAGGCCAGGTGCTCTGTGAGTGTCCCTCCCCCAGCTATGACTTTCACTGTAAACTTGGGTTCTCTCACAGGGAACTCAGAAAActctccctgccctctgctcaGCTGCCCATGTGGACTTTCTCAGTAATTGCCAGGAGTTGTCAGTAGTCCCCAGGCGTGGGTGAGGGTGATGAGCACTGGGGGTAAGATCTGCCCCTCACTGGAGACGCCCCAGACTCTCCATGCAGACAGTGTCACCTCCGCTCCAGATGACATGATAATGGCTCCTCTGTGGGGAGTGTGGGCCCAGGGACCCTGCCCCTATAACTGGGGCCCATCCTGACTGACACTTCCCTGCACAGAGTGTGGAGCCAAGTGCAGGCAGGTGAGTGCTCCCTTGTGTTCAGTCTCAGGGCAGGAAACAGGAGAGCTGGCTCTTAGCAGAAGAGGAGCTCAGAGCTGTGTTGTCAGCGCCTTGGGCAGGATAGGTGCTCCCCTGCCTTATCCTCAGATGCCCTGTCCATGCCCTGGCTGGCAAGTGGAAGGTGGGAATGTGCTTTGGTGTGTACCTGAGGGGGACCAGAGCTGTGAGTTCACTGAAAATCTCTGTGTCCTGGGGTCCCTGACAatgaggggaagagggagggggtcaTTGTGTAATCTGTGCCAAGCCCTGTATGAGCAGAGCCCCAGGCTTCTCAATCTTGTATAAAAGGTTCTAGTGACCTCCTCGAACCTAATTGGTTAGTGCTGGATGTGAGTAAGGTGAGATAAATTGATGTGCAGAGTTTCGGTTAGAACCTGAAAGTCCTGAAATAAGATCCAgtgacagacacatacacacacaaacagaaacacagagagaaaggCTGCCCTGTAACAACCTTCACATGTTCCTTCATGCGCTGCAGTTGGCTCAGGCATTTCTGTCATGGTATTCCATTGAGATTCTGCATTTGTGTTATGTATGTCAGTGTGGCTCATGTCTTCCCCTCTCTAACTGAATGGCAAAACGTCCTCAGCCTTTTTAACTTGAGCAGCTGCTGTTAccgtgcagtcactcagtcgtgtctgactctttgcgaccccatggactgcagcccgccatgttcctccatccacgggatttcccaggcaaaaatactgtagtgggttgccatttccttcgccaaccCCTATGTATAAAATGACAATGAGAAGCTAcagtgtagcacagagaactctactcagtgctctgtggtgacctaaatgggagggaaatcTAATAAGGAGTGggtaagtatatatgtatagctgattcactttgctgtacaggagaatgtaatgtaacattgtaaagcaacaacACTTGAATGAAAAAATACTCCACTGTATAACgcaccacagcttccttatctatTCTTCTATCAGTAGACCCTTGGGgtgtttccacgtcttggctgtCGTAACACTGTACCAGTGAACACGGAGTGCAGGTATCTTTTCCTGATCgtggtttcttttcctttgatcTATCCTAGAAGTGTGACTGCTGGCTGGTATGGGAGTTCTGGTTTTAACTTCTGAGGAACTGCCATAACGTTTTCCACGAggatgtaccagtttacattcccaacagtgtgtaaagtatttttttctctcaacCTCCTTGCCAGTGTGTTGCCTTTTGGATTTTGGAGAACAGACAGACTAACAGGTGAGAGAtgttatctcattgtaattttgatctGACGACTAGAGATATTGAACTCCTGTCCATGCACCTTTTAActctttgtatgtcttctttggaaaaatgtctgttcaggtcctttgcccattttgggGGGGAGAGGGAGAATAGAggaattttaattcttttgtgtTGACATTTGTACAATAATAATATATTCTATAATTAAACAatttattcaaaaaactaacatatACTTCTCACCCTTGCCCCAGCTATATTTCTTATGCCTGCCATCTTAGGGTTGATGCCTCCATCCCCCTAGCCTGGAAATCTGGGCCCCCACTTTGACTCTTCATCCTCCCATCCAGTCTCCATGTCCTGTCCTTTCCACTTTCTGAAGCCATTCCTAGTCCATTTTTTTATACGGAGGTATACCTGATATATAACATGTgctagtttcaagtatacaacataatcattcaatatttgtatgcattatgaaatgatcactatATAAGCctagttaatatccatcaccaTATACAATTACAATGTTTTTCTTGTGAGGAGGatttaaaaatgtactttcttcacaattttcaaatatgcaaaacagtattattaactatagtcattctgctgtatattacatcccccAGATTTAGTCCATCCTTTATCCCCATGTCTCTGCCATTACTCTGGTAAAGACCACAGCTACCTCTTGCCTCATGGTCGCAGCATCTTCCCAGGTATCTCTGCCTCTCCACTCACTGTCCACATAGTCCCAAGTTCATGCTTTTCAATGTTATATATGATTGTGGCACTCCCCATGCCAGTAGAATTAAATTCCAGTCCTCAGAGCTCTTCAGTCTGTTctggtgactttttaaaattctcactCCCTTTCAGCCATCAACCAGACCCCTTTACATTTCCTTTATACCCTTCAAAAATATctcctgaaaagaaaagaaaaaaagatataaaagtatCTTGCAAGAactgacttgaaaaaaaaaaaggtaagtggAAAGCTCTAAGTTCAATCTGAGATActgttaaaaaacagaaaagtccAGTTCTTAAGAGCATGTTTGAGGGCCTTGCTGTTAAAAAGAAATCCATCCTATTTAGCTGAGGTATATAATTGAGGAAAAACCTAATTTATGGGCTTCATCAAATGGAAAAGTGTCCACATAAGAGAATGGGTGTCAGTGGTTTGAAGAATAATCCTGGGGACAATAATGGAGccctttgtaatttttaaaaatatttgttgattcctttatttatttttgtctgcactgggtctttgttgcagcgtgcaggctttctctcgttgcgagtagaggctactctctaactgcaatgcacaggcttctcactgcggtggcttctcttgttgtggagcttgggctctagggtgtgcgggcttTGGTAGTTCAAGCTCCCGGCTCTAGGGTGTGGGCTCagagttgtggcactcgggcttagttgccccaagtcatgtgggatcctcccgaaccagggatcaaactcatgtcctctgccttgtcaggcagattcttaaccactagaccaccaaggaagttccaagGAGCACTCTTAAGGCCATGTCACAAATGATctcacagggctcctctgtccatggaattttttccaggcaagagtactggagtgtgtggccctttcctcctccagggggtcttcctgcaCCAGGGCTTGAAACTGCGTCTcctcagctcctgcattgcaggcgaattccttGCTGGTGAGCCATTAAGTGACTACCGGGTATAAACTCTGAGCCTTTGACCCTCCTCTGCCTGTTTCAAACTGGATTATTTGGGGATCTGCCCAGATTGGATATTCACTCATTACTGGGTGTGTGGTTTGCTAATATTGTCTCCTATTGTACAGCTGCATTTTCATGATTTCCTTTGCTCTGAGGAGGCTCTTACGTGCTGCACCACTCACTTACCTTTGCTGTTGTTGTCAAATCCAAACCATTATGACCAAGACTAATGTCAGGGAGCTTACTTCTTTCCTCTGGGAATTTCATGGCTTCACATCTTACATCCAAATCTTAATCCAGTTCAGATCATTTCTGTGTGTGATGTAAAATAGCGCCCAGTCTTTTTCAGTGTTTGAaagtgagatataattgacataacgTTATGTCAGTTTTCTGGGTACAAAATAATGATTCACTGTTTGCATGTATTGCAGTTGATCACAGTGTGTCTAATTAAAATCTATGATATACATAgtcacaatttttttcttctggtcaGAATTTTAAGGTATCTTTAGATGTGGATTTCCAATTTTCCAAACatcatttattaaagaaactATCCTTTTACAATTATGTATCCTTAGTGCCTTTGTGACTGATTAGCCAAAGGAGCATACATTTAGTTCTGTGCTCTCTATTCTGTCCCACTGATCTGTTTTATGCCTATACCATACTGTTTCTGTTACCATAGATTTGACATATATTTAGAAATGAGGAAGCTCGATGTTTTGTTCTTCTCTCACAAGATGTTTAGAGTATTTGGGAGTATTTTATGGTTGCATacaatttggggttttttttttctatttctgtgaataaTGACAAAAATGGGTGAACTAAATCAACAATGCTGTTGAACAAAATAGATATAACCATCACTTTGTAGACCCTGCATGGAGAGTGAACATCAGGATGTAAAAGTaaatacaaagcaaaaccaaataaataatggTGAATGCTTTAACTGGTGTCTGGATTATTTTATACTGGTAAAGTCATTCTCTAGACTgtgagactctttttttttttttttcccaggaaaaataaaatatggaaatcCTTGTGCAGTACTAGTTCTCTAAGAAGACAGCTgatgtcaccaccaccaccatagccTTCTTTCTGCTCCAGGACACTCTTGACATCCTCTCCATGTTTTTTCACAAAGACGCCCTGAGAACCACAAGTGAGGCTGCTCTCCAAATCACGTATCTTATACAGATGGTGATAGGGTCCCTGGCCAATGTCATCCTTTTCTTCCACAGCATCTCTCCAGTCTTGATTGGCCAAAGCCAGAGACCCACAGACATGATTCATACCCACATGGCGGTTGCCAATCTCTTGGTTCTTCTGTCCCCTGGCATTCCCCACACAATggcagcttttattccaaggaatcCTCTGTCCAGGCTTGGATGTAAGTTTGTGTACTACTTACAGAAAATGGCTCGCAGCACCGCCCTGTGCTCCACCTGCGTCCTGAGCACATATCAGTCCTTCACTCTTACCTCCAGGAGATTGGAGTGGGTGGTACTCAGAGGAAGGGCCCCCAAGGTCATTGGTCCTTCCTGCTGCACCTGCTGGATGCTCAGTTTCTTAATGTACATCCCTGTTCCTCTGAAAATCACTGGTCCACAGAACATGCACAACTATACTGATACCAAAGGCACGTGGTTCTGTTCACCCTTACCTACTGAAATACGTACGAGCTATTTGTGGTCTATCTCTGATGCCATGTTTATTGGCCTCATGGTCTGGTCCAGTGGCTCCATGGTGCTTCTCCTGCTCAGACACTGCCAGAGGGTGCAGTATATTCACACCCCCACTGGGCACCACAGATGCACCCCGGAGACCAGAGCCGCCCACACCATCCTGATGCTGGTGGTCACCTTCGTCACCTTCTACTTCCTAAATTCTATTCTGTCTTTTTATATTGCAGCCTTCTTTGATATTCGTTTATGGTTGATACAGACCTCTAATGTTTTGGGTTCCTGTTTTCCCACCATTTCCCCTTTCCTGCTGCTTCTTAGAGATCCTAGAACTCCTAGGTTCTGCTCTTGACTTGTTAGAATATATGGTTAAAGTGCTAAATATCTAGTAGTCACTTTCAATAATCAAAATTATTCTGTAAGCACTCAGTATCCATTTTTTTGAGGTATGATTCACACATAACCTTGTGTGAATTAGTTTCAGATAGACAACACAAAGAATGGGCATTTATTTATGTTACAGAATGATCATCGTAAGTCTAGTACATCCCTGCACCTTCACAGACAATACGACTTTCTTTCTTGTGATATGAACTTTGCCATGTTTATTGattctatttagttttttaattatttggctgtggGGCACACGGGATCTTCGTTCCAaaaccaaggatcaaatcaggaccccctgcagtggaagattCAAGtgttaaccaccagggaagtccctgtgatgagaactttgaAGGTTGActctcttgttgttgttcttcagtcattaagttgtatccaactctttgctaccccatggactgcagcacaccaggctcccctgtccttcaccatctcccggagtttgctcaaaattcaAGTCCACTGAATGTGATGCTATtaaaccattgcatcctctgtcactcccttctccttttgtcttcagtgtttcccagcatcaaggtcttttccaatgattcggctccttgcatcaggtgccaaagtattggagcttcagcttcagtatcagtcctcccaatgaatactcagggttgatttcctttaggattgaataaTTAGATTCCCTTGCAGTTCAAGGCACTCTCAagtcccaacaccacagttcaaaagcatcaattcttaattgctcagccttctttttggtctagctctcacatccatagatgactactggaaaaaccatagctttgatgatctgaacctttgtcagcaaagtgatgtctctgctttttaatatattgtcttgACCTATCATAGCTTTTCAttcagtcttttcatttcatggctgcagtcaccatacacagtgattctggagcccaagaaaataaaatctgtcactgtttccattttcccccttctatttgccatgaagtgatgggaccagatgccatgttcttggTTTTTTTGTAGTGTTTGATTCTCAtacatgctgggcttcccaggtggtgctacaggtaaagaacccacctgccaatgcaggagatgtgggatcaatccctgggtcaggaagatcccctggaggagggtacagaaatccaatccagtattgttgcctggagaattagaaggacaaaggagcctggcaggctatggtctaaAGTATTGagaaggagtcggacatgactgaagcgacatatgcaatgaaatataattgattataTTCACCATGTGGTTCATCACATCCCCttgacttattttataattagaagTTGATACCTTTTGATGTCTgtcagatcagaccagtcactcagtcgtgtccgactctttgcgaccccatgaatcacagcacgccaggccttcctgtccatcaccaactcccggagttcacccagactcacgtccatggagtcagtgatgccatccagccatctcatcctctggcgtccccttctcctcttgcccccaatccctcccagcatcagagtcttttccaatgagtcaactctttgcatgaggtggccagagtactggagtttcagctttagcatcattccttccaaagaaatcccaaggctgatctccttcagaatggactggttggactcaACACCAAATTTCTACATAATTCCCAATGAGCTGAGAAGGTTCATTTAATTCCAGAGATGCCTTAGGAGATCTGAAAGTCATTCCACGAATTATCAGCTTGAGAAATGTACAAACCATTACTAAGGAAACCATTTCACCCTTGACCAATGCAGCTGTCTGTAGAAAATCTGCTTTCTTTAGGAACATTTCAAGAGTTTCACCAAATTTTATCCTTGTGTGTTGCGGCTAATACTGGACACACACTGGCACATAATCCAATATTGATCTCCATAAATATTATTCCTGTGTGGTGGAGATTTGACTTCTGAGATAAAGGTAATACACATGAAAATGGAGAATATGTTTTTCTATACTGTGTTTTTCTATTGTGTAACTTTATTTCACTTCTATTTCTCCAATATGCTGTAGTGTTACACGGAAAATCAGTGCTGGTCAATGGCTTGGTTATCCTTTATATATGGATTGTTTACATGGTAGACTCTCAATAAATTTAGTCGATTAGATGGATGGTGTGAGCTGAAGGAAAGACTAGTAgctgcattcttttttattcGTCACTTGCATATATAGTTTTCATCATTGCATTTTGTGAATTTgagatttgtttctatttgtctaatttgtttttttctatttttttgccttCCTTTTAGTCTGTTATTTATTAagtcctatttttaaatttaaggtgTTAATGTATAACTATCTTTCAGTGATCTTTTGGTCATCATGTAAGGATCCCCCAGTATTGTATCTATATACATTATTACTGACAAGTAATGCTATGGTTTTAGCTGTCATGAGATAGTTGTGCCttatacaaaataagaaatgaagagaaTGCAGAGTTTATGCAAGTGTCAATGTGATTGCCTTTTCCAATGCTTGCAGTTCTTTTTtgtaagtgtttttttttctttggtacaATTTGTCTTCTGAGTGAAGAAGGCCCTTTGACTTTTAAGTAGTTCTACTATGAGTGGATTATTTCAATATCTATTTATCTAAAAATATCATAACTTTACTTCCTAGTTTTCCTATTAAAGTGTATAAAAGGTAATCAAATGTGATCAATAGTAGAAGTATATTTAGTGATAGACAACCTCCTCTTAAACAATAAGGAATTAACTGCCTATGaactatttttatctttaaaataattgaatagaAGTAACTTCAACTCTACTTCATTTTTCACACTACTAGACATAAACAAGATAACCTACTGTGTGGCCCAGAACTGGTGGCCCTCCTGCTCATTGGGCACAGTAAGAATGGGGCTCTCTAATGTGAGTCAGATGAACtcaggtggatgaacctagagcctgttatacacagtgaagttaATCAGAGAGAGaacaacaaatatcatatattaacgcaatatatggaatctagaaaaatgccaTATGAACCTATTTGCCAGGCAGGCATAGAGACGCAgaggtagagaacagacttgtagataCAGTGGGGGGAAGGCCAGCATGGGATGTATTGAAAGGGTGGCACTGAAATATACACAACACTATGTGTAAATAGATAGCTAGCTGGAAGCTGCTATAGAGCACAGGGAGGTAAACTCGGTGCTGTTTGAGgacatagaggggtgggatggggtgggcaaGGAGGCTCAAgacagaggggatatatatatacatatagctgattcatgttgtcatatggcagaaaccaacacaacatttttaagcaattatcctccaattaaaatttttaacaatattaataataaaaaaagatggtGGTCCAAGGCAAGGCCAGGCCAGGGCGTCTAGTGCACAAGAAGACCTGTACTACCGTTGCCTTTACACAAGTCAGCTTGGACGACAAGGCCACTTTGGCTGAGCTGGTGGAAGCTGTCAGCACCTGTTACAATGACAGATATCATGAGACCCACCATCACTGGGGACGCCGTGTCCTGGGTCCCACATCAGTGGCTCCCGTTAGCAAGGTAGAAAAGGCGAGGGTCAAAGAACATGCCACCAAACTGGGCTAAATGTACGCTATTGAGCTTTCTCTACGTGAGAGTAATAAATACTTCttagaccagaaaaaaaaattttttggctctTTGACATGTAGGAACTTggttgcccaaccagggatcgaaactgcaccctctgcattggaagtgtagaatcctaaccactggacttgcAAGGAGATCACCCAAAATTTCTTATAGAAAGTCATAGGAATACTAGACTCGGGATCCAGTGATGATGCTCATTATTTTGGAGACATGAAAATGCATTGAGTGTTACATGGGGGGCTGAATGGGAGGGCAGTTTGGaggaaaaaggatatatatatttatatatacacacacac carries:
- the LOC107131477 gene encoding vomeronasal type-1 receptor 4, whose product is MFFHKDALRTTSEAALQITYLIQMVIGSLANVILFFHSISPVLIGQSQRPTDMIHTHMAVANLLVLLSPGIPHTMAAFIPRNPLSRLGCKFVYYLQKMARSTALCSTCVLSTYQSFTLTSRRLEWVVLRGRAPKVIGPSCCTCWMLSFLMYIPVPLKITGPQNMHNYTDTKGTWFCSPLPTEIRTSYLWSISDAMFIGLMVWSSGSMVLLLLRHCQRVQYIHTPTGHHRCTPETRAAHTILMLVVTFVTFYFLNSILSFYIAAFFDIRLWLIQTSNVLGSCFPTISPFLLLLRDPRTPRFCS